The Candidatus Neomarinimicrobiota bacterium sequence AGAATAAACTCTATTTGGATTGCTCTTTGTATAGTTATTCCTTTAAGTGGCCAAGAGGGTGTTGAACATTCCCGGCAAAATGCCATTACCAATGCTATTGAGCATGCCAGCCCTGCCGTAGCTAGCATAAATGTTACCCAAGTTCAGCGATTTTCTGTAAGTCCATTTCAGCGCGACCCCTGGTTTGAATATTTTTTCCCGCCGGAAATTCGTCAACGAGAAGTTAAGGGCTCGGGCTCAGGTGTTGTAATCAGTCCTGATGGTTATGTGTTGACCAATGACCATGTGGTTGAAAATGCCTCCAAGATAATCGTGACGCTACCGGGAGGGGAAGAATATAATGCCGATGTGGTTGGCCTTGATGATATTACTGATTTGGCGCTACTAAAATTAGAAGGGTCAAATTTTCCATATGTTAAAATGGGGGATTCCGATAATCTCATTATTGGCGAATGGGTGATAGCGTTGGGGAATCCATTTGGGCTATTTGATGTGAATCAACAGCCTACGGCAACTATCGGAATTGTGAGTGGTAAAGATTTAGATTTTGGGATTCAAGGTGGAAAGATATTTCAGGATATGATACAAACTGATGCGGCCATTAATCCGGGTAATAGCGGCGGCCCATTAGTTAATGGTAAAGGTGAAGTAATCGGCATAAATACATTTATATATACTGGATCAAGGGCAAGGCAAGGGTCTGTTGGTATTGGTTTTGCAATACCGATAAATCGGGCGCGACGGATTGCAGAAGAATTGAAAACTAAAGGTCGAATCGTTCGTGATTTCTCTACCGGTTTACGTGCCCAGCCTCTAGACAAGAAGACAGCTGAATATTTAGATATACCTTTTACAAAAGGTGTAATTGTAACACACATTTTAAAAAACAGTCCTGCCTCAAAAGCAAAGTTAGAATATGGTGATGTAATCGTTGGTGTTCAAAATGAAGAAATAAATAGTCTTGAAGACATTCTAGAAATCATAGAAATTAATGATCTACGTCCCGGAGATAGGCTCAAGATGCGTGTATGGCGGAATGGGCGATATTTTACAAAATCCTTAATATTGGGAAAACTTTAGTATGATTGCAAAAGAAGGCAGAATTATTCTGATTCCTCTTTTCTTGGTAACATTTACCATGGGACTTTATGCCCATACTGTTGATAGTCAACCATTAACTATAGCGTATGGTGTATTGGGTATTTTATTCTTGTTTTCACTCAATTTTTTCAGGGACCCCCAACGGACGATTCCAATGGATGAAAA is a genomic window containing:
- a CDS encoding trypsin-like serine protease, which codes for MMTKRINSIWIALCIVIPLSGQEGVEHSRQNAITNAIEHASPAVASINVTQVQRFSVSPFQRDPWFEYFFPPEIRQREVKGSGSGVVISPDGYVLTNDHVVENASKIIVTLPGGEEYNADVVGLDDITDLALLKLEGSNFPYVKMGDSDNLIIGEWVIALGNPFGLFDVNQQPTATIGIVSGKDLDFGIQGGKIFQDMIQTDAAINPGNSGGPLVNGKGEVIGINTFIYTGSRARQGSVGIGFAIPINRARRIAEELKTKGRIVRDFSTGLRAQPLDKKTAEYLDIPFTKGVIVTHILKNSPASKAKLEYGDVIVGVQNEEINSLEDILEIIEINDLRPGDRLKMRVWRNGRYFTKSLILGKL